The following are encoded together in the Sparus aurata chromosome 1, fSpaAur1.1, whole genome shotgun sequence genome:
- the LOC115593052 gene encoding E3 ubiquitin-protein ligase pellino homolog 1-like, with product MFSLGQENISTSPASTKGPVKYGELIVLGCNGSLPNGDKGRRKSRFALCRRNKANGVKPSTVHSSCTPQAAKAISNKEQHSISYTLSRAQTVVVEYTHDSSTDMFQIGRSTENPIDFVVTDTVPGGQSQVDGQTVQSTISRFACRIICQRNPPYSARIYAAGFDSSKNIFLGEKAAKWRMQDGQMDGLTTNGVLVMHPRQGFNQDSKPGLWREISVCGSVFTLRETRSSQQRGKMVDSECNELMDGSLIDLCGATLLWRTAEGLSHTPTVKHLEALRQELNAGRPQCPVGFNTLAFPSLRRKDVPDEKQPWAYLRCGHVHGYHGWGGRRNPEVDAECQERECPMCRARGPYVPLWLGCEAGFYVDAEPPTHAFVPCGHVCSEKTTAFWSQIPLPHGTHTFHSACPFCIQPLSTESSCIRLIFQSPLD from the exons ATGTTTTCACTCGGCCAGGAAAACATCTCCACCTCCCCTGCTTCCACCAAAGGACCAGTCAAATATGGAGAGCTCATTGTTTTGGG GTGTAACGGCTCGCTGCCCAACGGTGACAAGGGGAGGAGGAAAAGTCGCTTCGCTCTGTGCCGCAGAAACAAGGCCAACGGTGTGAAACCCAGCACGGTCCACTCGTCCTGCACACCTCAGGCTGCCAAG GCGATAAGCAACAAGGAGCAGCACAGTATTTCATACACTCTGTCTCGGGCCCAGACGGTGGTGGTGGAGTACACACACGACAGCAGCACGGACATGTTCCAG ATCGGTCGATCCACAGAGAATCCCATCGACTTCGTGGTGACGGACACGGTGCCCGGCGGTCAGAGTCAGGTCGATGGTCAGACGGTCCAGAGCACCATCTCCCGCTTCGCCTGCCGCATCATCTGCCAAAGAAACCCTCCGTACTCCGCCCGGATCTACGCCGCAGGCTTCGACTCCTCCAAGAACATCTTCCTGGGG GAGAAGGCCGCCAAGTGGAGGATGCAGGACGGTCAGATGGACGGACTGACCACCAACGGAGTTCTGGTGATGCACCCGCGCCAGGGCTTCAACCAGGACTCTAAACCTGGACTGTGGAGGGAAATCTCCGTCTGCGGCAGCGTCTTCACGCTGCGGGAAACCAGATCCTCTCAACAGAGGGGAAAGATG GTGGACTCTGAGTGTAACGAGCTGATGGACGGCTCGCTCATTGACCTGTGCGGCGCCACCCTGCTGTGGCGGACGGCTGAAGGTCTGTCGCACACCCCCACCGTCAAACACCTGGAGGCCCTGCGGCAGGAGCTGAACGCCGGGCGGCCGCAGTGTCCGGTCGGCTTCAACACGCTGGCCTTCCCCAGCCTTCGCCGCAAAGACGTCCCGGACGAGAAGCAGCCCTGGGCCTACCTGCGCTGCGGCCACGTGCACGGTTATCACGGCTGGGGGGGGCGTCGTAACCCCGAGGTGGACGCGGAGTGTCAGGAGAGAGAGTGCCCCATGTGCCGGGCGCGGGGCCCCTACGTGCCGCTGTGGCTGGGCTGCGAGGCCGGCTTCTACGTGGACGCGGAGCCCCCCACCCACGCCTTCGTCCCCTGCGGTCACGTCTGCTCGGAGAAGACGACGGCGTTCTGGAGTCAGATCCCGCTGCCGCACGGCACGCACACCTTCCACTCCGCCTGCCCGTTCTGCATCCAGCCGCTGAGCACAGAGTCCAGCTGCATCAGACTCATCTTCCAAAGCCCGCTGGACTAG